The segment CTTTCTGCCAGgactttttttgtggttttttttttttttgcctttctgtttttGCAAACAGGGCATAACAGGTACAAAAAATATTTCGTAGGAACATTATCTTAGAAAACACACAACTGCACACATAGCCAGTGAAGCTCTTCTCTTCGACTgtggtttagtttagtttttattttttgataccTTTTCCCCCAAAGGCCGAGAGTCGGCGGTGTCCGTTACTTATTTTTATCCATGACATTCAGCACCTCATCCAAAAAGGAGGGCCCCAGATCgagctgcagggagaggagggaaccCGTGAGGTCGGAGAGGGACTCCTCCGACTTCGTCTTCTCCTTGACGAGCTGGTCAAACATGTCCTCGGCCGGCCAGTCGGGGTACTGTTCGGAGAGGCTGGAGGAGTGGCTGTCCCTGCCCTGGCTAGACTGCGATGCTGAGCCGCTGGAGCCCCACGAGACGTCTCCCTGGTGGCCCGTCCCGTTCCCCAGCAGACTGCTCTTCTCCTGGGCCTTTTCCTCCACGACCGGCTCACAGCTAAGCCGGGGCAGCTTGGCAGGCCCAAAGGACTCCTGTTTGGAATGAAACGTCACCGGCGACAGCAAGGGCAACATGAGCGCCTGGGACCCTCCGATGGTCGGGAGGGAGATGGCGTTTTTGAGCACCGGGGAGGGCGTGTCCGTGAACATGGAGTCGGAGGTGCTGTTGGCCCGCAGGAACTCGCTGTGCCCTGGGAATGGGCCCAAGCGCGCTCTCTCCTGGTTTCCCGGGAGCAGTTCGTAGTTCCCTTGCAGGAACGAGATGTCACCGAAGACGTCGTGCTGGCCTTCTTTGCCGATGTGAATGGTGTGGCGGAAGTCTCCGAGAGGAGGGCTGATCATATCAGGGGACAAAATGTCCCTCAGTTTAAATTTCTTGCCTTTCTTGTTATTGGCAGCTTTTAGGTAAATTGGGGTCTTGGCTGGCATTTTGGAACTGGAGAATGTCTActttgagaaagggaaaagggcCACTTTCTTCAAAGGTGTTAGATTTCCAAAAATCCTTTCTGATAGGATCTGTCACATCATCCTTTTTCTCAAGTAGCTTCCAGAAGTGGCTGGGAGAAGAGCTGGGGTTTAAGAGGCCTTCCTGCAGTTACAGCCAAGGAGGGGCGTCCTGGAGAGCCAGGGACATCATCCAACCCCTTCCAGGATGAGGAGAAACCTGAAAGGGAAACCAGAGCAGGTTATAGTTAGCTGGTCCTTCGGGGTTCACTGGGGCCTGCCTTTTTCAGAAGAACCTGTGAATAATGGCAGGCCCGGTTCCATCTAGAGCCAAGCTTGATTTTGTCTTCTCCCTCTATCAAGGAGGATAAAAACTTTAATCTTCGGATAAAAATTTAATCTTTGGGTCTTTTACTAAGGGTCCACTAATCTTAGTCTTATTtcagggggagaaaaggaaaaaaagagattgaaaaaCCTCATGACATCAGCACTTTTTAAACATGGCCATGGATACAATTTTCTGCACATGTCtaagattttagatttttcctCTATCATAAGAATGGCTGTCAGCATATGACCAGAGTGATTTCAGCTCCTTAGATACAAGTGGATTTGCTTTACAATGTGTTTTCTCCTTTGTCTGGTGTTCACACTAGCAAGACTGACAGTATTTTGTTGTTGAGTCCCGTGtctaaataaaattaatgcaatACAGTGATTAGTCTTATAAGCAAAGGGACtggaaatatttactaagtgaCAGTGGCTATTTATGCAGCAAACTGCATTcttacacatgagaaaacaggGACTTGGGGGTCAAAAAGTAAATCACCCTTTCTCAATCACCTACAGCCAGGAAATAGAAGAGCTGCAGCTGGAATCAGGTTGTGGCACGAAGAACTGGGCTGTCAAGGGTTTCAGGACTTGAGTCCTTCTGAGATggaagcaaaagaacaaaactgcttcttttcacagaaaaaaaccaGCGTGATCATCTATAACAGGCTGGGTCTTCACTTGGGAATACTTTTGGAACATTTACTGGTAAAGCACATAACCTCTCCCTGGGGTGGGCGGAACCCCAAGGAAACCTCCGTGATACGGCTCCTGGTGTCAATGCCTTTGTGGGCACAACCTGAGACTTGCTTCTAACctacagaatatggcaaaggggATGGGATGTCCCCCTTGGTAGGTTATCTTATGAAACAGTCCATCTTAGCAGACTGAGAAAGACTGCTTTACTGGCCTTGGGAAAGTAAGCTGCCATGCTGAGGGAGGACCGACAGAGATAAATTCTGCCAACGACCTATGGGAACTGGAAGTGGATTTTCCCCCCAGTTGAGCCTCTGATGAGACCGCAGCCCTGACAGCTGGCTCACCGCCTGATGAGACCCTGGAGCAAAGCCCTGCCTGGACTCccaacccacagaaactgtggggCAATCTCTAAGGGGTGGTGTAAGCCACTGAGCTTGCGGTCATGTGTTATCAGCATGGAAAACTCACACACCCTCCTCACACATGCTACTTAACACAATCAGAAGTGCTAAGCTAGGAGGTGTGGGGCTCCAGGTTCTCATCCTACAGAGGAGAAACTCTTCGTCTCTTAAAAATAATcctctaggggctcctgggtggctcagttggttaagcgactgccttcggctcaggtcatgatcctggggtcctgggatcgagtcccacgtcaggcttcctttgctctgcggggagcctgcttctctctctgcctctgcctgccactcaccctgcttgtgctttctctctctgtcaaataaagaaataaaatcttaaaaaaaaaaaaaatcctctaactCTTCAGTCACACCGGCTGACATGGGGGAAGTTAAAACCTTTCCCACAGCGGGAATTCCTGAAATGGCTCAGCTAAGACCTCTCTCATCGGGCTCTCCTCCCATTGGCAGCAGAGCAAATAGATAAATGTATCAATCAATACTCAAAGGGCTGAGTCGGGTGGTGGCTTGAAGGGAGAGCCAGCCACATTCGCTTTGTAGCAATCGGAGGCCATCCGTGTCTGCTGCGTACTTCTTTCCTTTCGGCGagaattttaaatccatttcccCGTGGCAGGTGGTAAGAATGGTGCCCTGGCACCCTCTGGCAAGGTACCAACTAGCTCTGTTTGGGAACTGGCTTGCACCCAGGCTTGACAAGGTGGAGAACGAGGAGCTGGAGAGGCCCACCATGCCCTGGCTTcgtgtgtgtggggaggaggcCCAGGCAGTGTGCAAGGGGGACTGTATCTGGA is part of the Neomonachus schauinslandi chromosome 10, ASM220157v2, whole genome shotgun sequence genome and harbors:
- the CDC42EP3 gene encoding cdc42 effector protein 3 translates to MPAKTPIYLKAANNKKGKKFKLRDILSPDMISPPLGDFRHTIHIGKEGQHDVFGDISFLQGNYELLPGNQERARLGPFPGHSEFLRANSTSDSMFTDTPSPVLKNAISLPTIGGSQALMLPLLSPVTFHSKQESFGPAKLPRLSCEPVVEEKAQEKSSLLGNGTGHQGDVSWGSSGSASQSSQGRDSHSSSLSEQYPDWPAEDMFDQLVKEKTKSEESLSDLTGSLLSLQLDLGPSFLDEVLNVMDKNK